The Devosia sp. A16 genome includes a window with the following:
- the rsfS gene encoding ribosome silencing factor — protein sequence MASPRKKTETAPVAEAPEPHMIDLVLQSLDDAKAEQTVAIDITGKSSLTDHMVVTSGRSNRHVSAVADQLVKSLREHGFGKPRIEGLPHADWVLVDAGDVIVHIFRPEVREFYNIEKMWAADFAADGR from the coding sequence ATGGCATCGCCCCGGAAAAAGACCGAAACCGCCCCGGTTGCAGAAGCGCCGGAACCCCACATGATCGATCTGGTGCTGCAGAGCCTTGACGATGCCAAGGCTGAACAGACCGTTGCCATCGACATCACCGGCAAGTCGTCGCTCACCGACCATATGGTGGTGACCTCCGGCCGGTCGAACCGTCACGTCAGCGCCGTCGCCGACCAACTGGTGAAATCGCTGCGCGAGCATGGCTTCGGCAAGCCGCGGATCGAAGGACTGCCGCACGCCGATTGGGTGCTGGTCGATGCCGGTGACGTCATCGTTCACATCTTCCGGCCCGAAGTGCGCGAGTTCTACAACATCGAAAAGATGTGGGCGGCCGATTTCGCTGCCGACGGCCGCTAG
- the rlmH gene encoding 23S rRNA (pseudouridine(1915)-N(3))-methyltransferase RlmH, giving the protein MRIAIAAIGRMKQGPERELVARYLDRAKAAGKPLALTGFDVLEFAESRAATTETRKADEASTLRSALPEGIRIALDEHGKTMPSAQFATQLARWRDDGRPAISFIIGGADGLDPSFVREADLTLSFSPLTWPHQLVRIMLAEQLYRATTILSGHPYHRE; this is encoded by the coding sequence TTGCGCATCGCCATCGCTGCCATCGGCCGGATGAAGCAGGGTCCCGAGCGTGAGCTGGTGGCGCGCTATCTCGATCGCGCCAAGGCGGCGGGCAAGCCGCTGGCGCTGACGGGCTTCGATGTGCTCGAATTTGCCGAGTCTCGTGCCGCCACTACCGAAACGCGCAAGGCCGACGAAGCGAGTACGCTTCGCTCTGCCCTCCCCGAAGGCATCCGCATCGCGCTCGACGAGCACGGCAAGACCATGCCGTCCGCCCAGTTCGCCACCCAGCTCGCCCGCTGGCGCGACGACGGCCGCCCGGCGATCAGTTTCATCATCGGCGGCGCCGACGGGCTCGACCCGAGTTTCGTGCGCGAGGCCGATCTGACCCTCAGCTTTTCTCCGCTCACCTGGCCGCACCAGCTGGTCCGCATCATGCTGGCCGAGCAGCTCTATCGGGCCACGACGATCCTTTCGGGGCATCCTTATCATCGGGAGTAA